A genomic window from Nematostella vectensis chromosome 9, jaNemVect1.1, whole genome shotgun sequence includes:
- the LOC5506660 gene encoding protein MIS12 homolog isoform X2, with product MELENELKNEPLLCQQNSEEKISKSTDEMLSLFYTNLDTQFDRFEVYMRSNIFAIPKNVLLPEDKVHAGINYSREDGKLLDEEIQQLLLKIKAAKYVNTALKQEASELEAMDVYMSECEKQPEALEQACNIDLGLADVLPFTCDQANDLYDQIKAALDTKVLPIQGHSGENVDKTKKIKLG from the exons ATGGAGCTGGAAAATGAACTGAAAAATGAG CCTTTACTTTGTCAACAAAATTCTGAAGAAAAAATTTCAAAG AGCACAGATGAAATGTTGTCACTCTTCTACACAAATCTTGACACACAGTTTGATCGATTTGAG GTTTATATGAGAAGCAATATCTTCGCAATACCAAAGAATGTTTTACTACCAGAGGATAAG gTGCATGCAGGGATTAATTATAGCAGAGAGGACGGAAAGCTATTAGATGAAGAAATCCAACAATTACTGCTGAAAATCaaagct GCGAAGTACGTCAACACAGCTTTGAAGCAGGAAGCAAGTGAATTGGAAGCTATGGATGTCTAT ATGTCAGAATGTGAGAAGCAACCTGAAGCCTTGGAACAAGCCTGTAACATAGACCTGG GTCTAGCTGATGTTTTGCCCTTTACCTGTGATCAGGCAAACGATCTTTATGACCAAATCAAAGCTGCCCTGGACACGAAAGTCTTGCCCATCCAG
- the LOC5506660 gene encoding protein MIS12 homolog isoform X1, whose product MEYSGSNKTGAEYETQFFGFTPKSFVDGVYNAVSDYIKDCFMELENELKNEPLLCQQNSEEKISKSTDEMLSLFYTNLDTQFDRFEVYMRSNIFAIPKNVLLPEDKVHAGINYSREDGKLLDEEIQQLLLKIKAAKYVNTALKQEASELEAMDVYMSECEKQPEALEQACNIDLGLADVLPFTCDQANDLYDQIKAALDTKVLPIQGHSGENVDKTKKIKLG is encoded by the exons ATGGAGTACAGCGGTTCAAACAAGACTGGCGCTGAGTACGAAACTCAGTTTTTCGGGTTTACTCCCAAATCGTTTGTAGACGGAG TGTATAATGCAGTTAGTGACTACATCAAGGATTGCTTTATGGAGCTGGAAAATGAACTGAAAAATGAG CCTTTACTTTGTCAACAAAATTCTGAAGAAAAAATTTCAAAG AGCACAGATGAAATGTTGTCACTCTTCTACACAAATCTTGACACACAGTTTGATCGATTTGAG GTTTATATGAGAAGCAATATCTTCGCAATACCAAAGAATGTTTTACTACCAGAGGATAAG gTGCATGCAGGGATTAATTATAGCAGAGAGGACGGAAAGCTATTAGATGAAGAAATCCAACAATTACTGCTGAAAATCaaagct GCGAAGTACGTCAACACAGCTTTGAAGCAGGAAGCAAGTGAATTGGAAGCTATGGATGTCTAT ATGTCAGAATGTGAGAAGCAACCTGAAGCCTTGGAACAAGCCTGTAACATAGACCTGG GTCTAGCTGATGTTTTGCCCTTTACCTGTGATCAGGCAAACGATCTTTATGACCAAATCAAAGCTGCCCTGGACACGAAAGTCTTGCCCATCCAG